The following proteins are encoded in a genomic region of Nicotiana sylvestris chromosome 4, ASM39365v2, whole genome shotgun sequence:
- the LOC104227570 gene encoding bidirectional sugar transporter SWEET1a-like isoform X3 — translation MRDIKILHTTFGILGDVFGLLLFMAPLITFKRIIRKKSTEQFSCMPYLISLLQCLLAAWYSLPFVSPNNLLVTVISAIGIGLEATYVLIFLIFSPKKGKAKICGYLFVVLSIFSSLALVSMLAFHGNRRKLFCGFAFAAACIMMYGSPLSVMRLVIKSKSVEYMPFFLSLSVFINSTSWSIFSLLGKDPFIFVPNAAGTILGAVQLILYVVYRDKKGVKKDEINESVDQMRTGKLQDGKLVDIQNENANP, via the exons ATGAGAGACATCAAAATTCTCCACACTACTTTCGGAATTTTAG GAGATGTTTTTGGTTTATTACTCTTCATGGCGCCCTT GATTACATTCAAAAGGATTATTAGGAAGAAATCAACAGAACAGTTCTCTTGCATGCCTTATCTAATAAGTCTGCTCCAATGCTTGCTCGCTGCCTG GTACAGTTTACCTTTTGTGTCACCAAACAACCTGCTGGTAACTGTCATCAGTGCCATAGGCATTGGCCTGGAGGCAACCTACGTGCTTATCTTCCTCATATTTTCCCCCAAGAAAGGGAAGGCCAAGATCTGCGGATACCTCTTTGTGGTTCTTTCTATCTTCTCAAGTCTGGCCTTGGTTTCCATGTTGGCATTTCATGGCAATAGAAGGAAGCTCTTTTGTGGCTTTGCTTTTGCAGCTGCTTGTATTATGATGTATGGTTCTCCTCTCTCTGTAATG AGGCTGGTGATCAAATCTAAAAGCGTGGAGTACATGCCGTTCTTCTTGTCTCTATCTGTTTTCATCAACAGTACTTCATGGTCAATCTTCTCCCTGCTTGGAAAGGACCCTTTCATTTTT GTTCCAAATGCTGCCGGAACTATATTAGGAGCAGTACAGCTGATTTTATATGTAGTTTATCGTGATAAAAAAGGAGTCAAGAAAGACGAAATTAATGAATCAGTAGATCAGATGAGGACTGGGAAACTCCAAGACGGGAAGCTAGTCGACATCCAAAATGAGAATGCAAATCCATAA
- the LOC104227570 gene encoding bidirectional sugar transporter SWEET1-like isoform X2, translating into MHLLVLTPTFFWILIIILFSFFSFFPGIGDVFGLLLFMAPLITFKRIIRKKSTEQFSCMPYLISLLQCLLAAWYSLPFVSPNNLLVTVISAIGIGLEATYVLIFLIFSPKKGKAKICGYLFVVLSIFSSLALVSMLAFHGNRRKLFCGFAFAAACIMMYGSPLSVMRLVIKSKSVEYMPFFLSLSVFINSTSWSIFSLLGKDPFIFVPNAAGTILGAVQLILYVVYRDKKGVKKDEINESVDQMRTGKLQDGKLVDIQNENANP; encoded by the exons ATGCATCTTCTTGTGCTTACTCCTACTTTTTTCTGGATATTGAttattatactcttttcctttttttcttttttccctggAATAGGAGATGTTTTTGGTTTATTACTCTTCATGGCGCCCTT GATTACATTCAAAAGGATTATTAGGAAGAAATCAACAGAACAGTTCTCTTGCATGCCTTATCTAATAAGTCTGCTCCAATGCTTGCTCGCTGCCTG GTACAGTTTACCTTTTGTGTCACCAAACAACCTGCTGGTAACTGTCATCAGTGCCATAGGCATTGGCCTGGAGGCAACCTACGTGCTTATCTTCCTCATATTTTCCCCCAAGAAAGGGAAGGCCAAGATCTGCGGATACCTCTTTGTGGTTCTTTCTATCTTCTCAAGTCTGGCCTTGGTTTCCATGTTGGCATTTCATGGCAATAGAAGGAAGCTCTTTTGTGGCTTTGCTTTTGCAGCTGCTTGTATTATGATGTATGGTTCTCCTCTCTCTGTAATG AGGCTGGTGATCAAATCTAAAAGCGTGGAGTACATGCCGTTCTTCTTGTCTCTATCTGTTTTCATCAACAGTACTTCATGGTCAATCTTCTCCCTGCTTGGAAAGGACCCTTTCATTTTT GTTCCAAATGCTGCCGGAACTATATTAGGAGCAGTACAGCTGATTTTATATGTAGTTTATCGTGATAAAAAAGGAGTCAAGAAAGACGAAATTAATGAATCAGTAGATCAGATGAGGACTGGGAAACTCCAAGACGGGAAGCTAGTCGACATCCAAAATGAGAATGCAAATCCATAA